In Micromonospora sp. NBC_01813, the following are encoded in one genomic region:
- the trpB gene encoding tryptophan synthase subunit beta: MTDVLQRVRAAGMGDPGRTGRFGRYGGGYVPESLVETCRQVAEEFRQAWSDPGFRESLTRLLTVHAGRPTPLTPASRLSTELGIQLLLKREDLTHTGSHKINNALGQALLARRMGRSRLIAETGAGQHGVATATAAALLGLRATVFMGERDIERQALNVFRMQLLGAEVVPVGTGSRTLSDATSQAMRHWVGVTDQAHYCIGSVVGPHPYPWMVRTFQRVIGDEARGQCARELTSAVPDYVVACVGGGSNAAGTFAGFVDTSARLVGVEAAGGAGAAHGRDGVLHGARSRFLQDDGGQIVEAHSIAAGLDYPGVGPEHAHLRDLGRARYEAVSDDEAVAAVIRLARTEGIVAALESAHALAWVIRAAGAGELPPGATVLLTLSGRGDKDVAALKDRSALKEPA; the protein is encoded by the coding sequence ATGACCGACGTACTGCAAAGGGTCAGGGCAGCAGGGATGGGCGACCCCGGCCGGACCGGACGGTTCGGCCGCTACGGCGGCGGGTACGTGCCGGAGTCGCTGGTCGAGACCTGCCGGCAGGTGGCGGAGGAGTTCCGGCAAGCCTGGTCGGACCCGGGATTCCGGGAGAGTCTCACCCGGCTCCTCACGGTGCACGCCGGTCGCCCGACACCGCTCACCCCGGCGTCGCGGCTCTCCACCGAACTCGGCATCCAGCTGTTGCTCAAGCGGGAGGACCTGACCCACACCGGCTCCCACAAAATCAACAACGCGCTGGGCCAGGCGCTACTCGCCCGGCGGATGGGCAGATCGCGGCTGATCGCGGAGACCGGCGCCGGTCAGCACGGAGTCGCCACCGCCACCGCCGCAGCCCTGCTCGGGCTGCGGGCCACCGTGTTCATGGGGGAGCGCGACATCGAACGGCAGGCGCTCAACGTGTTCCGGATGCAACTGCTCGGTGCCGAGGTGGTTCCGGTCGGCACCGGCAGCCGTACCCTGTCCGACGCCACCAGCCAGGCGATGCGCCACTGGGTCGGCGTCACCGACCAGGCCCACTACTGCATCGGCTCGGTCGTCGGACCCCACCCGTACCCGTGGATGGTGCGTACCTTCCAGCGGGTCATCGGCGACGAGGCCCGCGGGCAGTGCGCCCGCGAGCTGACCAGCGCCGTTCCCGACTACGTCGTCGCCTGCGTCGGCGGCGGCTCCAACGCCGCCGGCACCTTCGCCGGCTTCGTCGACACCTCGGCCCGACTGGTCGGCGTGGAAGCCGCCGGTGGTGCCGGCGCGGCCCACGGCCGAGACGGCGTCCTGCACGGTGCCCGCTCCCGGTTCCTGCAGGACGACGGCGGACAGATCGTCGAGGCGCACTCCATCGCCGCCGGACTCGACTACCCGGGCGTCGGACCCGAACACGCCCACCTGCGTGACCTGGGTCGGGCCCGGTACGAGGCGGTCTCCGACGACGAAGCCGTCGCCGCCGTCATCCGGCTGGCCCGTACCGAGGGGATCGTCGCGGCGTTGGAGTCGGCGCACGCGCTCGCCTGGGTGATCCGCGCGGCCGGCGCGGGTGAACTGCCGCCGGGCGCGACCGTCCTGCTCACCCTCTCCGGACGCGGCGACAAGGACGTCGCGGCCCTCAAGGACCGTTCGGCCCTGAAGGAGCCCGCGTGA
- a CDS encoding exonuclease domain-containing protein — translation MGVLDRIWRRSNDDGASVDGGRRGPATATPVPRPRPAASQAVGGFAVFDVETTGLVTSRDRVVELAVVTTDLSGQIMDEWTTLVNPEGAMGATRIHGITAAEVRRAPRFAELIGELNARLAGRALAAHNAPFDLAFLGAEYERAGWSMPAVPYLCTLAASRDYLPALDRRRLTDCCCAMGIGLTDAHSALGDARATAALLRSYLDHGVGRPPQPGHVQLPGRAVHVEWPRIPRHPVDVARRRPAGPDQVPAEPGVLAALLDDLPLSAAVDKGAPADTTAYLELLAEVLEDGVLTDDEAASLAGLAGAYSLTRTQVEAAHRGFLLALADKAVSDGKVTHDERRELIATAQHLGFPTDIVKAVLGEARAVRAEQHSKDCRPIPVDWPHGEPLRIGDGVAFTGCDDLVRARLEGRARAAGLRVTGAVSGRTVVLVTDGSAPSTNKAEAARRFRTRVVHPDAFTQLVEYVQPALSTARAKGASGPFPPGPGQRV, via the coding sequence ATGGGTGTTCTGGACCGGATCTGGCGACGGAGCAACGACGACGGCGCGTCGGTCGACGGCGGTCGTCGCGGGCCGGCAACAGCCACGCCGGTCCCCCGACCACGCCCCGCCGCGTCTCAAGCCGTCGGCGGTTTCGCCGTGTTCGATGTGGAAACGACCGGCCTGGTCACCTCAAGGGACCGCGTGGTCGAGCTGGCCGTCGTCACCACTGACCTGTCCGGACAGATCATGGACGAGTGGACGACACTCGTGAACCCGGAGGGTGCAATGGGTGCCACCCGGATTCACGGCATCACCGCTGCCGAAGTCCGGCGAGCGCCCCGGTTCGCCGAACTCATCGGTGAGCTCAACGCCCGCCTCGCGGGCCGGGCGCTGGCGGCGCACAACGCACCGTTCGACCTTGCGTTTCTCGGCGCTGAGTACGAACGGGCCGGATGGAGCATGCCCGCCGTCCCGTACCTGTGCACCTTGGCGGCGAGCCGGGACTATCTCCCCGCGCTCGACCGTCGACGGCTCACCGACTGCTGCTGCGCCATGGGCATCGGACTCACCGACGCCCATTCGGCACTGGGAGATGCCCGTGCCACCGCCGCGCTCCTGCGCTCCTATCTCGACCACGGCGTCGGCCGACCTCCCCAGCCCGGCCATGTCCAACTACCCGGCCGCGCCGTGCACGTCGAATGGCCGAGGATTCCGCGTCACCCGGTCGACGTGGCCCGTCGACGGCCGGCGGGCCCCGATCAGGTACCGGCCGAGCCCGGTGTACTCGCCGCTCTCCTCGACGACCTGCCCCTCTCCGCCGCCGTCGACAAGGGTGCCCCGGCGGACACGACCGCCTATCTGGAACTGCTCGCCGAGGTGCTGGAGGACGGCGTACTCACGGACGACGAAGCCGCCTCGCTGGCCGGCCTCGCCGGTGCGTACTCGCTCACCCGCACCCAGGTCGAGGCCGCCCATCGCGGGTTCCTGCTCGCCTTGGCGGACAAGGCCGTCTCCGACGGCAAGGTCACCCACGACGAACGGCGCGAGTTGATCGCCACCGCCCAACACCTGGGTTTCCCCACGGACATCGTCAAGGCCGTGCTGGGCGAGGCACGGGCCGTCCGCGCCGAGCAGCACAGCAAGGACTGCCGACCGATCCCGGTGGACTGGCCACATGGTGAGCCGCTGCGCATCGGCGACGGAGTCGCCTTCACCGGATGCGACGATCTCGTCCGCGCCCGCCTGGAAGGCCGCGCCCGGGCCGCCGGACTGCGGGTGACTGGTGCCGTCTCGGGCAGGACGGTAGTCCTGGTCACCGACGGTTCGGCTCCGTCCACCAACAAGGCCGAGGCCGCCCGCAGATTCAGGACACGGGTCGTCCACCCCGATGCGTTCACACAGCTGGTCGAGTACGTCCAGCCCGCCCTGAGCACGGCCAGGGCGAAGGGTGCAAGCGGGCCGTTCCCACCCGGCCCCGGACAGCGGGTGTAG
- the trpA gene encoding tryptophan synthase subunit alpha produces the protein MTLETRLRRRRAAGHKLLMPYVTGGVTAGWLDHLRAFADAGADAIEVGLPFSDPTVDGATIQEATHRALARGATTRSVLADLADLAGAAADVPLVASTYYNLVVHAGPQRFCAALRDAGVSGLIVPDLPLDEADELADAAAVASVDLVLLAAPTTPPPRLAQIAQRSRGFVYAVSVMGTTGERTTVADSAEALANRLRDATDRPVLVGFGISTAQHAVHAARSADGVVVGAALMRQVLDGASPYDVGGYLARMRRALDQAAHPTD, from the coding sequence GTGACACTCGAAACCCGGCTGCGGCGGCGTCGGGCCGCCGGCCACAAACTGCTGATGCCGTACGTCACCGGCGGCGTCACCGCCGGCTGGCTCGACCATCTCCGTGCCTTCGCCGACGCCGGTGCCGACGCGATCGAGGTCGGCCTGCCGTTCTCCGACCCCACCGTGGACGGCGCCACCATCCAGGAGGCGACCCACCGGGCGTTGGCGCGCGGCGCGACCACCCGTAGCGTCCTCGCCGACCTCGCCGACCTCGCCGGTGCCGCCGCCGACGTGCCGCTGGTCGCCAGCACCTACTACAACCTGGTCGTGCACGCCGGCCCGCAGCGGTTCTGCGCGGCGCTGCGCGACGCCGGAGTCAGCGGCCTGATCGTCCCGGACCTGCCGCTGGACGAGGCCGACGAGTTGGCCGACGCGGCCGCCGTCGCCAGTGTCGACCTGGTCCTGCTGGCCGCCCCGACGACGCCGCCGCCCCGGCTGGCGCAGATCGCCCAACGCAGCCGGGGCTTTGTCTACGCCGTGTCGGTGATGGGGACCACCGGCGAGCGGACCACCGTCGCGGACTCGGCCGAGGCCCTCGCCAACCGGCTACGCGACGCCACGGACCGGCCGGTCCTGGTGGGTTTCGGCATCTCCACTGCGCAGCACGCCGTGCACGCGGCCCGGTCCGCCGACGGTGTCGTCGTCGGCGCCGCGCTCATGCGCCAGGTGCTCGACGGTGCCAGCCCGTACGATGTCGGCGGCTACCTGGCCCGGATGCGCCGCGCACTCGACCAAGCCGCGCATCCGACGGACTGA
- a CDS encoding GntR family transcriptional regulator, with protein sequence MTASPGFAPRYQAIAADLTAKIRAGEYAPGEALPPQRELSTAYGVTLMTLRQALRRLSDDGLIVQRPGRGTFVAPPHLAYELGSLHSFATDLVKQGHDVRTTVLARSVRRASARTAAQLRIPPGDTALRLERLREFAGRPAIHQVSWVRQPHADRLRDRDFTTESLYGVLADIGVAVARAAETIRPGLLDSATAALLKEPAGSAVLVSDRVTYAVDTTAVVVDRATILGSMMEIRTERAATGLSLRWGATG encoded by the coding sequence GTGACCGCCAGCCCGGGTTTCGCCCCGAGGTACCAGGCCATCGCCGCCGACCTCACGGCGAAGATCCGGGCCGGCGAGTACGCCCCCGGCGAGGCGCTGCCACCGCAGCGCGAGCTGAGCACCGCGTACGGCGTCACCCTGATGACACTGCGCCAGGCCCTGCGTCGGCTCAGCGACGACGGGCTGATCGTGCAACGGCCCGGCCGGGGCACCTTCGTCGCCCCGCCGCACCTGGCCTACGAACTCGGCTCACTGCACAGCTTCGCCACCGACCTGGTGAAGCAGGGCCACGACGTGCGGACGACCGTGCTCGCCCGGTCGGTTCGCCGGGCGTCGGCCCGGACAGCGGCCCAATTGCGGATCCCGCCCGGCGACACCGCGTTGCGGCTGGAGCGGCTGCGGGAGTTCGCCGGCCGCCCCGCGATCCACCAGGTCTCCTGGGTACGTCAACCGCACGCCGACCGGCTCCGCGACCGGGACTTCACCACTGAGTCGCTGTACGGGGTGCTCGCCGACATCGGCGTCGCGGTCGCGCGGGCGGCCGAGACGATCCGGCCCGGTCTGCTCGACTCCGCGACCGCTGCCCTGCTCAAGGAGCCGGCCGGCAGCGCGGTCCTGGTCAGCGACCGGGTCACGTACGCCGTGGACACGACCGCCGTCGTCGTCGACCGGGCCACCATCCTGGGCAGCATGATGGAGATCCGGACAGAACGGGCGGCCACCGGCCTGTCGCTGCGCTGGGGTGCCACCGGCTGA